GGATGAAGGGCCCTAAGCCCTAAGTTTCTAAGTATTTCGTAAGCCACGTAAACCTCTTCCGTAGGGTCGCCTGTTAAGGAAACCCTCAAGGTATCTCCGATACCTCTTAGCAAAAGGTAAGAGATGGCCATCGTGTTTTTTATGGTCCCTGGAATAAGGCCCCCTGCCTCTGTAACCCCTACATGCAAAGGAAAATCAGATTTTTTTGAAAAAGCAAGGTAAGCTTTGACTGTTTCCCACCAGTTAGAGGACTTAAGCGACACCTTAAGGTTGTAATAGTCTATTTTTTCTACCACGTATTCTACCCATCTTAAGGCACTTTCTACCATCGCACGATAAGAAGGTGTTTTGTATTTTTTTAAAATCTCTGGCTCAAGAGAACCGGCGTTGATCCCTATCCTTACACAACAGTTATAATCTTTACAAACCTTAAGTAACCTTTCTAAGTTAGCCTTGTTTTTAAAAGTCCCTGGGTTTATCCTTATACCTGCACATCCTGCCTTGACAGCCTTTTCCCCTAAAGAGGTAGCAAAATGAAGGTCAGCGATCACAGGAATAGGACTTTCTTTCACCACATCTTTTAAGGCATTAACGGCTTTTTCATCAGGGATAGCTACCCTTACGATTTCGCAACCTGCTTCAACGAGTTTCTGGATTTGAGAAAGTGTGGCAGAAAGGTCTGTGGTAGAGGTATTGGTCATACTTTGAACCCTTATAGGGCTATCTCCACCTACAGAAACGTTCCCTACCCAGACTTTACGTGTGGGTCTTCTTTTGATCTTGGGATACATGTTAAAAGGGTTTGACCTTTTTAACTGCTGGGCTTTCCTTCCTTCTTTTTATCAGGTTTTCTCCAAAAAGAACTGTCTTAAGCCACTTAAACCCAAATTGAAGGAGTTTTAGGTCATCTTCCTTGATTTCTTCTAAGGTTTTCTCATCCACCTCAAACATATCTAAAAACTTACTTTCAAAAACAAAACTTCTAAACCGCTCTGGGTTGGTGCTTACCATAAAAAATAACTGAATACTTTTTTCTGGGACAGAAATAGGCCCAAGAGATTCTTTTTTCATGATGATTTCTGCCCATTCTACGATAGGTTTTTCAAGCTCAGGAATGCCCTGAGATTCTCTGTATTCATCCACAGTCATCTCTTCCCCAGAGTCAAGGCCTTGACAAAAACCTTCTTTCACCAGGTAATAGATTTCTTCGTTTCTTCTTTCGTCTTTGTTGCGGAAAAGCCCAAAACCTAAGGGATAATAGCGACAAGCAAGAGGCCTTACCTCATAGATGTTGCATCCCCCGTCTCCTAAAAAAGGACAGGTTTTTTCTTCGTTTTCACTCATCTTTAGCCTTGCGATAGGAAGCCCAGATTTAGGAAGGATAAAGGGCTCTGTATATTGAAGTAAAAATTCATCTGTGGTAAGCCCAAGTTTATCTCTAATCCTTATAATATCATAGGGGGTAAGTGGTAAAAAAAGGTCAGAACAACAGAGTTTAAAACAAGGAACTCCAGGGTTACATTGAAAGACGAATTTGGATTTCCCTGTAAGTCTAACAGGAACAAGGATTTTATCTAACCCTCTTAAGTTTTGTAAGGCCTCCATCGGTAAACTCCTCTCTATTGAAATTTGTTAGACACCTAAGGTAATTTTAAAAAAAGAGCCGGCGGAGGGTTTCGAACCCTCGACCTGTGGATTACGAATCCACTGCTCTACCGCTGAGCTACGCCGGCATTTTAAAAATTAGGGTTAAGTATAATTCTACTACCTTTTTATATTTTTCAAAGATTTTTTAGTTTGAGTTTAGTTGATTTTCTTAGTAAACAATTTATATTTAAAAAGTCGAAGCAACATGAAAATTCTAGGAGGGTAGGGATGAAGCTTACACGAAGACAGTTTTTTGAATTGGGAGGTTGTTTACTTGGGGCAGCAATCATACCTCGTGAGTCCTATGCCAACACTAAAAAATATGCTACCTTTATCGACATAACCAGATGTGATGGCTGCCAGGGAGAAGAAATCCCTCTTTGTGTCAAAGCCTGTAGAGAAGAAAATAAAGAAAGGTTTCCTAATCCCAAAAAACCAATTTTACCTTACTGGCCTCGTAAAAATTACGAAGACTGGTCGGATAAAAAAGAGCTAATAACCACCCTTACCCCTTACAACTGGATTTTTGTACAAAAAGTAGAGGTAGAAGGCAAAACTCTTTACCTTCCAAGACGATGTATGCACTGCGATTCTCCTCCATGTGTAAAAGGATGCCCTTTTGGAGCATTAACCAGACAGCCTGAAGGTAACAGCGTAATCGACCACAACCTTTGCTTTGGTGGAGCAAAATGTAGAGATGTATGTCCTTGGCATATCCCTCAACGTCAGGCAGGGGTTGGGCTTTATCTTAAACTTCTTCCCAAGTATGCTGGGGGAGGTGTGATGTATAAATGTGATCTTTGTGATAGCAGGATTAAAAAAGGGGAAATCCCAGCTTGTGTCATAGCCTGTAAAAATCAGGTCTTTTATTTTGGAGAAAGAAAAGAAGTATATCAGATGGCCTACGAAAGAGCTAAAAAAGAAGGGTTATATATCTATGGTGATAAACAAAACGGAGGCACTTCAACGTTATATCTTTCTCCTGTCCCTTTTGAAAGGATAGACCAATATCTTGTTCAAACCAAAGCAAGGTTCCGGATGCCTGTAAACATACCTAACAGATATCATCAAGAAATTAATCCTATAGGCAAAGGGATGGTAGCTACTGCCGTGCTTTCCTCTTTAGCTGGCATAGCTGGGGCTTTGATAAATAGATCACAGGATGATTCTAAGCAAAAGGAGGTAGATAGAGATGAAGAATAGAATCCAAAGATATGGTATTTTGGTTAGGCTTGAACACTGGACAGTGGCTTTATCAGGCATAGCTCTTATCTTTACAGGCCTTGGGTGTCTTCCCCTTTTTAAGCGGTATTATATCACGGAACTACCAGGATTTGGCTGGACGGCTGATTTTTATACGGTAACTAAGATCCATTATATAGCTGCCATCTTTTTTGTGATGGGAGTCCTTTTTCATCTCTTTTATCATGGCTTGAGAAAAGACTTTGGCCTTATTCCGAGACCAAGGGATTTTATAGATTCCTTTAAGGTAATACTTGCTTCTTTTGGTATAGGTAAGGAGCCTCCTTGTGATAAATGGCTTCCAGAACAAAGGGTAGCTTATTTGTTTATTGGGTTAAACATCTTGGTGGTAGGAGGAACAGGCTTTTTAAAGGTACTTAAAAATTTAGAATGGGTGATCTTTTCCCCGAAAACAGAAACTCTTCTTAACCTTACTCATACCATAAGTGGGGGGATTTTTATCCTGATGTTTATAATTCATGTATTTTTTGTTTTAGCGGTAAAATCTAACTGGCCTTTACTTAAAGCCATGATCACCGGATATGTGGACGAAGAATATGTAAAAAAGAGACATCATCTTTGGTATGAAAAGATAAAGGGAGAGGTTAATCTGGAAGAATAGCGTCTACGAAACTCTCTTTGTTAAAGGGGACGAGGTCTTCGGCCTTCTCCCCTAATCCTATAAATCTAATAGGTAGGTTAAATTGATAAGAAAGGGCTATGGCAATACCTCCTTTAGCGGTTCCATCCATCTTAGTAATGATTACGCTGTGTACTGGCACAGCCTCAGTAAAATGTTTGGCCTGACTTAGGGCATTCTGCCCTGTGGTTGCGTCAAGCACCAAAATGTTCTCACAGGCCTCAGGTGGGACTAATTTGTGCATCACCCTTACCATTTTCTTAAGCTCTTCTATAAGGTTGTATTTAGTATGAAGCCTTCCAGCCGTATCCACTAAAACTACATCGATGTTGTTTTTTTTAGCATACTCTATACCTTGATAGATAACAGCTGCCGGGTCAGAGCCTTCCTGAAGGGCTATAACAGGTGCACTTATCCGTTCCCCCCAGGTTTTTAACTGGTCTATGGCTGCAGCTCTAAAGGTGTCAGCAGCAACCAGCACCACAGAAAATCCATTTTCTTTGAGTTTTTTACCTATTTTGGCGATGGTAGTGGTTTTACCTACCCCGTTAACCCCAAGAAAAAAAAGCACAGAGGGATGTCCTTGAGGAGGAAAAGGGGTTTCTGCTTCTTTTAAAAAAGACAACATTTGAGATTTAAGAAACTTTTTAAGCTCTTTGGTGGTTAGGGTTTCTCCGTTTATTACTCGATCTTTAAAAGGTTCGATAAGAGCCAAAGTAGTCTCGACTCCGAGGTCTGAAAGGATAAGGTTTTCTTCGATTTCTTCTAAGGTTTTAAGGTCTACTACCCTTTCAACCTCAAAAAGATCCGAGAGAGCCTCAGAAAGCTTTTCTTTAGTTTTAGAAAGACCTTTTTTGAATTTTTCTATCAGGTTTTCCTTTTTAAAAAAACCTAAAAACCCAGATTTTTCTTCTTCAGGTTCTGGTTGGGGAGCTTCTTGAGAAGAGGTAATAAGATTTTGAGTTTGTTCTTGGGCTTCTCTTTTTTCTTCTTTTTTCCTTTTGAAGAAATTAAACATTAGGCAAGGTTTAAAAGGATTTTATAAGCGGAGGAGGAGGGATTCGAACCCCCGGAGGGAGGTGAACTCCCTCAACGGCTTTCAAGGCCGCCCCCTTCGTCCACTCGGGCACTCCTCCAATCACTAAATATAATACAAAACCCAAATAAGTAAAGCTATAGATGAGGTCTGATTTTAGTTTAAAAGGTCTTTTAAGGTGAATTTTGAGGTTTGGTCCATCATGAAGGAGAGTTTTTTGATAAAATCTTCAGGAAAAACCTTGCTTAGGTCTTTTAAATCAGGTCTATTTTCTAAGGTTAGAATTTCTAAAAGGCTTATTTTTTCAGGGGCTTTAGCTAAGTAAATTTTACCCTCTTTTAATACCACCAGGCCCTGGTTTTCAAGCTGTTGTAAAAGGGTCTCAAATTCAATGGGACAAATTTTTAATCTTTGACAAAGAGTATAAACTTCTATAGGACCTTCAGAATAGAATTTTTCCCCTAAAAGATACATCACAAAAAGTGCAAAAAGGTTTCTGGGAATGTTTGGGGTTTCTGACTCCCAGGCCCTTTTTTCTAAAAAAACGATAAGTTCTGCCCCTATCAAAAACACCACCCAGTTTAAAAAGATCCAAAGTAAAAAAAGCGGAAAAGCCGCTAATGAACCATAGATTTTAGAGTAACTTACGGCATATTTTACATAAACCGAATATAGATAAGAGCTGGTAAACCAAAGACAGGTAGAAAAAACCGCACCAACCAGAGCCTCTTTCTTAGAAACATCTTTGGCAGGAAAAAAAAGATAGATCAACAAAAAGAAAAGGACCATAAACAAAAAATTTAAAAAAATAAAAAATTTTCCTACGTAGGAAGAAAAAATAAAGGGTACAAGAAAGATAAAAGGGGTAAGGGTGATACAAAGCCAGAAGAAAAGCAACCTTTGATAGAAACTTCTTCTTTTGGTACTTTCAAATATTTTGTTTAAAACATCTTCTATTTGAAACAAAAGTCCCACACTCATTATGAAATAAAACAAAACGCTAAACTTCCCCAAGGGAAAGGTCTCAAGCTTTTTGATAAGTTTGATCAGCACCTGAGTGACCTTTTGGGTGGCTTCAGGGGTAAGATATTGGGTAACCTGTAGGAGAAATTCGTCTATTATCTTTTCCTGAGGAATAAAAACTTTAGCTATAGATAAAATTAGCCCCAAAAGGGGAATGAGGGTAAGTATGGTGTTAAAAGAAAGTCCTTGGGCATATACTAAAATCTCGTCTTTTAATATTTTTTGCAAAAATGTTTTAAAGAAAAACAGAGGTCTTTTAGGCATGCTTTCTATTATAAACCTTTTTATAGAAAACCACAAAGACCTTAGTTCGTAACAGTTATTTTCAGACTTTTTGATTCATCCATCAACCGTTAAACACTTTTTAGAAGTCTAAAAAACTAAACTTTTTTAAAGGTTTAGCTATGATGCTTTTTGTTATCAATTTTAAAAAAGTGTAAAAAAATAAAAAATTTTTTAAAAACATGAGAAAAATTAAAAATTTTTGGGAAAAACTTTGAATAAAAATATTTGACTTTTAAAATTTAATGACATAATTTTAAAATTAGTATTACTAAAACAGTAAAACATAAATGCCTGGTTAAGGAGGAGGAAATGTGTCAAGGTTTTGAACCCAAGATAATTGTTTTTGCTTGTAATTGGTGTACTTATGCTGGGGCTGATTTGGCTGGGTCTTTAAGGTATGCTTATCCGTCTAACGTTTATCTTATCAGGGTTCCTTGTAGCGGAAGAGTAGAGCCAGAATTTATTTTTTACGCTTTTTTTAGTGGGGCAGACGGAGTGCTTATAGGGGGATGTCATCCTGGAGATTGTCATTATCGCTATGGTAACTATTATGCTCATCGCAGGTATAACCTTTTGCAGAGGTTTTTAGAGGTTATAGGGATCGAAAAAGATAGGCTTAGGCTTGAATGGATCTCTGGGGCAGAGGGATTAAAGTTTGCTCAGGTAGCTACGGAATTTACCGAAAAAATTAAGTCCTTAGGTCCTGTCAAGATAGAGCTTAAGGATAAGCTGGATTGGAAGGAACTTAGTAGGGTGGTTGCTGGGGTTGGTTCTGCAGGTAAGGTCTTCTGGGATGAATCAAAATGTATGACCGATGTTATTCTTTCTTTTCTTGAGTTTGTTCAAAAAAATTCTTGTGCCCAATGTATTCCTTGCAGGATAGGAACTAAAAGAATGCAAGAGGTTTTATCAGAGATTTTAGCAGGTAGTATCGATGGAGATGGCGAAAGATTGTTAAAACTTTTGGCAGAAGACATAGGATATTCAAGCAAATGTGACCTTGGGAGGCTTGCTGGCAAATCGGTTAAGTATGCCCTTGAATGTTGTTATGAAGATCTCCTTTCGCATAAGCAAGGTATATGTAAAAAAACCATCCCGGGACATCCTGGGTGGGATAAAGTAGTGCCTTTATAAAAATAAGAATCTGTCGGAGGTGAAAAGATGAAAGAGGTTCAGTTAACCATCGATGGTATAAGCGTTAAAGTTCCTGAGGGAACTACTATATTGGAGGCTGCTAAAAAAGTGGGGATAAAAATTCCTACATTGTGTTATTTAAATGGAGTAGGGTTAAAACATATCAAACATGATGTGGGGGCTTGTAGGGTTTGTGTGGTAGAGGTTCAAGGTAAAAACGATTTGTTGTCTTCTTGCAATACTTTGGTAGAAGAAGGTATGGTGGTTTACACACATACTCCAAGGGGACACTTGTCAAGAGAATTGTGTCTCCTTATAAAATCTCTTTACAAACATTTGCCTCAATTCGTATAAAGCAGACTTAATTAAAGGAAGTGGTTTTTGCCATCTCGTTTTCTGAATCCGACTTACTGTTATGTATATCGCAACCTCTGCTGTCTTGATTGATTGAAAATATCCCCCTGTATTTACCCTTATCAGCTCTATCCTGCTATTTATATTCTCAACCACATTCGTCGTGTATATATACCTCCTCACCCCCTCAGGATATTTCTTATAAACAAAATAATGCTCCTTCTTTTTCAAAAGTCCCTTTATATAAGCTGGATACTTCTTCTCATAACTCTTACATAATTCCTCAAATCTATTTAAGGCCCTCTCATACTCCTCTATCCTCTTTATAATGCTTAACTCCTCATAAAATTTTTTAGCATCCTGCTTAGACATGTTCCTGTTGATGTTCCTTTGCATGTGTACAAAACAAAGCTGATGATCTGTCTCAGGAAAGAGGGCTTTTATGGCTTGAGTAAGGCCAGGAAAATCATCACTCACTATTACCATAACCCTCTTAACTCCCCTCTTTATCAAATCATTAAGTATCTGGAGCCAGTCCTCCTTCGTCTCTGAACCAAAATAAATGTAATAAGAAAGTAAATTTTTTCTTCCCTCCATATCTATCCCGATGATATTATAAATAACTGCTTTTCTGATTCTGTTGGCTTCGGTATCTTTTATCTGAGTATGATAAGCGTCTATAAACATAGCAAACAAATTTTCTGGCAATTCTTTGGTTTTTAATTCTTTGGCTTGGTTATACAATTCTTCTTTAATTTCTTCTATTTGTTCTGGGGAGTAGGGGAGTTTCATAGATTGCAAGAGGGCTTTGATTTTATTGGGGGAGTAGCTTTGGAGAACGAGGTTAAGGATAAAGTCCTGGAAGGATTCATCAGCTTTTTGCCATTCAGGAGGAAGAATAGCAGGTCTGAATTCAGATTTTCTATCTCTTGGGACAGAGATACCAAGGTTACCTAAGAAACAGGCAAGTTGTCTTTCATAGTAACCATTAGCTTTATTATCAATACTATCTCTAAGGAATATTTCTCTTTCTTTTTTCATGAGAGCGTTTAAGAGGAGTGCAGCAGCCATTTTGATACCCTCTTTTGATTCAATTTTTGAGATTTCACTTAAAACTTTTTCTAAATCTAAGTCTAAGTTTTCCATTTTACAGACCTCCTGGTTAGTTTAGTCTTTTAGGTTTTATGTTATCATTAATTTAAAAAATATTAAAAATTTTTATTATGCCTCTAAAATATTTTATTAAAAGACACAATTTATATTCTACTCCCTCCAAGGGTTCTTTCTACCAGAAAATTAAACCTTGAGCTTATGCTAAGCGACCATCATTTGGACTGTCCTACCTGTCCTAAAAATGGGGTATGTGAGCTACAAAGTTTATGTGCTGAACTTACCATAAGAAGTATAAGACCCAAAGGGGAG
Above is a genomic segment from Thermodesulfobacterium commune DSM 2178 containing:
- the ispG gene encoding flavodoxin-dependent (E)-4-hydroxy-3-methylbut-2-enyl-diphosphate synthase yields the protein MYPKIKRRPTRKVWVGNVSVGGDSPIRVQSMTNTSTTDLSATLSQIQKLVEAGCEIVRVAIPDEKAVNALKDVVKESPIPVIADLHFATSLGEKAVKAGCAGIRINPGTFKNKANLERLLKVCKDYNCCVRIGINAGSLEPEILKKYKTPSYRAMVESALRWVEYVVEKIDYYNLKVSLKSSNWWETVKAYLAFSKKSDFPLHVGVTEAGGLIPGTIKNTMAISYLLLRGIGDTLRVSLTGDPTEEVYVAYEILRNLGLRALHPEIIACPTCGRCEIDLSSLYQKVETWAKKVKADIKLAVMGCVVNGPGEAKMADVGIAGGKGVGVIFREGKIVKKVPEKTLLDEFFKEVEAFLQAHPERVINPRQ
- a CDS encoding YkgJ family cysteine cluster protein, producing MEALQNLRGLDKILVPVRLTGKSKFVFQCNPGVPCFKLCCSDLFLPLTPYDIIRIRDKLGLTTDEFLLQYTEPFILPKSGLPIARLKMSENEEKTCPFLGDGGCNIYEVRPLACRYYPLGFGLFRNKDERRNEEIYYLVKEGFCQGLDSGEEMTVDEYRESQGIPELEKPIVEWAEIIMKKESLGPISVPEKSIQLFFMVSTNPERFRSFVFESKFLDMFEVDEKTLEEIKEDDLKLLQFGFKWLKTVLFGENLIKRRKESPAVKKVKPF
- a CDS encoding 4Fe-4S dicluster domain-containing protein; this translates as MKLTRRQFFELGGCLLGAAIIPRESYANTKKYATFIDITRCDGCQGEEIPLCVKACREENKERFPNPKKPILPYWPRKNYEDWSDKKELITTLTPYNWIFVQKVEVEGKTLYLPRRCMHCDSPPCVKGCPFGALTRQPEGNSVIDHNLCFGGAKCRDVCPWHIPQRQAGVGLYLKLLPKYAGGGVMYKCDLCDSRIKKGEIPACVIACKNQVFYFGERKEVYQMAYERAKKEGLYIYGDKQNGGTSTLYLSPVPFERIDQYLVQTKARFRMPVNIPNRYHQEINPIGKGMVATAVLSSLAGIAGALINRSQDDSKQKEVDRDEE
- a CDS encoding formate dehydrogenase subunit gamma translates to MKNRIQRYGILVRLEHWTVALSGIALIFTGLGCLPLFKRYYITELPGFGWTADFYTVTKIHYIAAIFFVMGVLFHLFYHGLRKDFGLIPRPRDFIDSFKVILASFGIGKEPPCDKWLPEQRVAYLFIGLNILVVGGTGFLKVLKNLEWVIFSPKTETLLNLTHTISGGIFILMFIIHVFFVLAVKSNWPLLKAMITGYVDEEYVKKRHHLWYEKIKGEVNLEE
- the ftsY gene encoding signal recognition particle-docking protein FtsY, whose amino-acid sequence is MFNFFKRKKEEKREAQEQTQNLITSSQEAPQPEPEEEKSGFLGFFKKENLIEKFKKGLSKTKEKLSEALSDLFEVERVVDLKTLEEIEENLILSDLGVETTLALIEPFKDRVINGETLTTKELKKFLKSQMLSFLKEAETPFPPQGHPSVLFFLGVNGVGKTTTIAKIGKKLKENGFSVVLVAADTFRAAAIDQLKTWGERISAPVIALQEGSDPAAVIYQGIEYAKKNNIDVVLVDTAGRLHTKYNLIEELKKMVRVMHKLVPPEACENILVLDATTGQNALSQAKHFTEAVPVHSVIITKMDGTAKGGIAIALSYQFNLPIRFIGLGEKAEDLVPFNKESFVDAILPD
- a CDS encoding YhjD/YihY/BrkB family envelope integrity protein — encoded protein: MPKRPLFFFKTFLQKILKDEILVYAQGLSFNTILTLIPLLGLILSIAKVFIPQEKIIDEFLLQVTQYLTPEATQKVTQVLIKLIKKLETFPLGKFSVLFYFIMSVGLLFQIEDVLNKIFESTKRRSFYQRLLFFWLCITLTPFIFLVPFIFSSYVGKFFIFLNFLFMVLFFLLIYLFFPAKDVSKKEALVGAVFSTCLWFTSSYLYSVYVKYAVSYSKIYGSLAAFPLFLLWIFLNWVVFLIGAELIVFLEKRAWESETPNIPRNLFALFVMYLLGEKFYSEGPIEVYTLCQRLKICPIEFETLLQQLENQGLVVLKEGKIYLAKAPEKISLLEILTLENRPDLKDLSKVFPEDFIKKLSFMMDQTSKFTLKDLLN
- a CDS encoding NADH-ubiquinone oxidoreductase-F iron-sulfur binding region domain-containing protein: MTDVILSFLEFVQKNSCAQCIPCRIGTKRMQEVLSEILAGSIDGDGERLLKLLAEDIGYSSKCDLGRLAGKSVKYALECCYEDLLSHKQGICKKTIPGHPGWDKVVPL
- a CDS encoding 2Fe-2S iron-sulfur cluster-binding protein encodes the protein MKEVQLTIDGISVKVPEGTTILEAAKKVGIKIPTLCYLNGVGLKHIKHDVGACRVCVVEVQGKNDLLSSCNTLVEEGMVVYTHTPRGHLSRELCLLIKSLYKHLPQFV
- a CDS encoding IS256 family transposase; the protein is MENLDLDLEKVLSEISKIESKEGIKMAAALLLNALMKKEREIFLRDSIDNKANGYYERQLACFLGNLGISVPRDRKSEFRPAILPPEWQKADESFQDFILNLVLQSYSPNKIKALLQSMKLPYSPEQIEEIKEELYNQAKELKTKELPENLFAMFIDAYHTQIKDTEANRIRKAVIYNIIGIDMEGRKNLLSYYIYFGSETKEDWLQILNDLIKRGVKRVMVIVSDDFPGLTQAIKALFPETDHQLCFVHMQRNINRNMSKQDAKKFYEELSIIKRIEEYERALNRFEELCKSYEKKYPAYIKGLLKKKEHYFVYKKYPEGVRRYIYTTNVVENINSRIELIRVNTGGYFQSIKTAEVAIYITVSRIQKTRWQKPLPLIKSALYELRQMFVKRFYKETQFS